A single window of Streptomyces griseoviridis DNA harbors:
- a CDS encoding sodium:solute symporter family protein — protein sequence MQTPTQPAYLAAELRLPTNWLDYTILGIYFVVVLGIGFAARRSVKTSLDFFLSGRSLPAWITGLAFVSANLAATEILGMAANSAQYGAYTVHWYWIGAIPAMVFLGLVMMPFYYGSKVRSVPEMLLLRFDKAAHQLSSVLFAFAAILIAGVNLYALAIVVEALLGWPEWVAIVVAGFFVLAYITLGGLSSAIYNEVLQFFVILAALIPLTILGLKKVGGWDGLTDKLTASHGDDFVTAWGGTGIGSTNPLGANWLTIVLGLGFVLSFGYWTTNFAEVQRALSAKNLSAAKRTPLIAAFPKIFIVFLVMIPGLVAAVLVPSIGTKDSGLQYNDAIPYLMQELLPNGVLGIAVTGLLAAFMAGMAANVSSFNSVFTNDIWAKYVVKDREDAYYVRFGRLITAIGVLASVGTAFLASSFSNIMSYLQTLFSFFNVPMFVVFIVGMFWKRASAKSGFWGLLAGTVTAMVNYFVLYKQGVISIPSDQGANFVSAIAGFVAGAVVMVVVSLFTKPKPAAELQGLVYGTRSPGLSEAPAEGDDAWYRKPALLGWGAVILAAVCYIPFSF from the coding sequence ATGCAAACCCCCACACAACCCGCCTATCTGGCGGCCGAGCTGCGACTCCCCACGAACTGGCTCGACTACACGATCCTCGGTATCTACTTCGTGGTCGTGCTGGGAATCGGCTTCGCGGCCCGCCGCTCGGTCAAGACCAGCCTCGACTTCTTCCTGTCCGGACGTTCACTGCCCGCCTGGATCACCGGCCTGGCGTTCGTCTCGGCCAACCTGGCCGCCACCGAGATCCTCGGCATGGCCGCCAACAGCGCCCAGTACGGCGCCTACACCGTCCACTGGTACTGGATCGGCGCCATCCCGGCGATGGTCTTCCTCGGCCTGGTGATGATGCCGTTCTACTACGGCAGCAAGGTCCGCTCGGTCCCCGAGATGCTGCTGCTGCGCTTCGACAAGGCCGCCCACCAGTTGAGTTCGGTCCTGTTCGCCTTCGCCGCCATCCTGATCGCCGGGGTCAACCTCTACGCCCTCGCGATCGTCGTGGAGGCGCTGCTCGGCTGGCCGGAGTGGGTGGCGATCGTCGTCGCCGGCTTCTTCGTGCTGGCATACATCACCCTCGGCGGACTGTCGTCCGCGATCTACAACGAAGTCCTCCAGTTCTTCGTGATCCTGGCCGCCCTGATCCCCCTCACGATCCTCGGCCTGAAGAAGGTCGGCGGCTGGGACGGCCTGACCGACAAGCTCACCGCCTCGCACGGGGACGACTTCGTCACCGCCTGGGGCGGCACCGGCATCGGCAGCACCAACCCGCTCGGCGCCAACTGGCTGACCATCGTGCTCGGCCTCGGCTTCGTGCTGTCCTTCGGCTACTGGACCACCAACTTCGCCGAGGTGCAGCGCGCGCTGTCCGCGAAGAACCTGAGCGCGGCGAAGCGGACGCCGCTGATCGCCGCCTTCCCGAAGATCTTCATCGTCTTCCTGGTGATGATCCCGGGTCTGGTCGCCGCCGTCCTGGTGCCCAGCATCGGCACCAAGGACTCCGGTCTCCAGTACAACGACGCGATCCCCTACCTGATGCAGGAGTTGCTGCCCAACGGCGTCCTGGGCATCGCGGTGACCGGTCTGCTCGCGGCGTTCATGGCGGGCATGGCGGCCAACGTGTCGTCCTTCAACTCCGTGTTCACCAACGACATCTGGGCCAAGTACGTCGTCAAGGACCGTGAGGACGCGTACTACGTGCGCTTCGGCCGGCTGATCACCGCGATCGGTGTGCTCGCCTCGGTCGGCACGGCGTTCCTCGCCTCCTCGTTCTCGAACATCATGAGCTACCTCCAGACGCTGTTCTCCTTCTTCAACGTGCCGATGTTCGTGGTCTTCATCGTCGGCATGTTCTGGAAGCGCGCGTCCGCCAAGTCCGGCTTCTGGGGCCTGCTCGCGGGCACCGTCACCGCAATGGTCAACTACTTCGTCCTCTACAAGCAGGGCGTCATCTCGATCCCCTCCGACCAGGGCGCCAACTTCGTCTCCGCCATCGCGGGGTTCGTGGCCGGCGCGGTCGTGATGGTCGTCGTCTCCCTGTTCACCAAGCCGAAGCCGGCCGCCGAACTCCAGGGCCTGGTCTACGGCACCCGCTCCCCGGGGCTCTCCGAGGCGCCCGCCGAGGGCGACGACGCCTGGTACCGCAAGCCCGCGCTGCTGGGCTGGGGCGCCGTGATCCTGGCCGCCGTCTGCTACATCCCGTTCTCGTTCTGA
- the amcB gene encoding cyclophane-forming radical SAM peptide maturase AmcB — protein sequence MRSRPSSWRARYHQRFAAPQTVVVQPTTWCNLDCRYCYLPFRRLRHQMSPEVAEALAQAVGRLDDSGHPIGIVWHGGEPLAVGRQHFRSLLAPFETLRRAGRVHHYVQTNATLITDTWCELLASYDVRVGVSIDGPAALNAERVGLRGKPAFDRILRGITTLRECGVPFSVISVVGTLGISMPEELMEFLDSLGARSVGFNIEEIEGVNTDREPPNALQAQDFWLGVLTWSGQHPDAPQVGAVARLAEYLRLIRSGQGAEWSGRLLDPIPTVSWKGDVVLLSPELADTAAPEYGDFSAGNILEQPLVEILRDAHRLRYVRDFLTGLDRCEAACEFFGFCRGAQAANRYFENGSLKSTETNYCRVSRQALVKALSTLAEKESAV from the coding sequence ATGCGCTCTCGCCCGTCCTCGTGGCGTGCCCGGTACCACCAACGGTTCGCGGCCCCGCAGACCGTGGTGGTGCAGCCCACCACCTGGTGCAATCTGGACTGCCGGTACTGCTACCTGCCCTTTCGCAGGCTCAGGCACCAGATGTCCCCGGAGGTGGCCGAGGCCCTCGCGCAGGCCGTGGGCCGGCTCGACGACAGTGGCCATCCGATCGGCATCGTCTGGCACGGCGGGGAGCCGCTCGCCGTCGGCCGGCAGCACTTCCGGTCCCTGCTGGCACCGTTCGAGACGCTGCGCCGCGCGGGCCGTGTCCACCACTACGTGCAGACCAACGCGACGTTGATCACCGACACGTGGTGCGAGCTACTGGCCAGCTATGACGTCCGCGTGGGGGTGAGCATCGACGGGCCGGCCGCGTTGAACGCCGAGCGTGTCGGCCTTCGCGGCAAGCCTGCCTTCGACCGCATCCTCCGCGGCATCACCACTCTGCGTGAGTGCGGCGTCCCGTTCTCGGTCATCTCGGTGGTCGGCACGCTCGGCATCTCCATGCCGGAGGAGCTGATGGAGTTCCTGGACTCCCTGGGCGCTCGCTCGGTGGGCTTCAACATCGAGGAGATCGAAGGGGTCAACACCGATCGGGAGCCGCCCAACGCGCTTCAGGCCCAGGACTTCTGGCTTGGTGTCCTGACCTGGTCCGGTCAACACCCCGACGCACCGCAGGTGGGCGCGGTGGCGCGCCTCGCCGAGTACCTCCGTCTGATCAGATCCGGGCAGGGCGCCGAGTGGTCCGGGCGCCTCCTGGACCCGATCCCGACCGTCTCGTGGAAGGGGGACGTGGTCCTGCTCTCCCCGGAACTCGCAGACACGGCGGCGCCCGAGTACGGCGACTTCTCGGCAGGCAACATCCTCGAGCAGCCACTGGTCGAGATCCTCCGCGACGCGCACCGGCTCCGCTACGTACGCGACTTCCTCACCGGCCTGGACCGCTGCGAGGCCGCGTGCGAGTTCTTCGGCTTCTGCCGTGGAGCGCAGGCCGCCAACCGCTACTTCGAGAACGGCAGCCTCAAGTCCACCGAGACCAACTACTGCCGGGTCTCCCGGCAAGCGCTGGTCAAGGCCCTGTCCACACTCGCAGAGAAGGAGTCGGCCGTATGA
- the galT gene encoding galactose-1-phosphate uridylyltransferase, which yields MKKTSTRLADGRELIYYDLRDDTVRDAVDRRPLEPTVTTSEIRHDPLLGDAVAIASHRQGRIYHPPADECPLCPSNGERLSEIPDSAYDVVVFENRFPSLAGDSGRCEVVCFTSDHQASFADLTEEQAALVLDAWTDRTSELSHLPSVEQVFCFENRGAEIGVTLGHPHGQIYAYPFTTPRTALMLRQLAAHKEATGGENLFDAVLERERAGERVVLEGEHWVAFVPYAAHWPYEVHLYPKRRVPDLLALDEGARTEFPQLYLELLRRFDRIFGEGEPPTPYIAAWHQAPFGAAAFDGSAAVNRDDFALHLELFTIRRTSGKLKFLAGSESGMNVFINDVPPERAAERLREVAS from the coding sequence GTGAAGAAGACCTCGACCCGGCTGGCCGACGGTCGCGAGCTGATCTACTACGACCTGCGCGACGACACCGTGCGGGACGCCGTGGACCGGCGCCCGCTGGAGCCCACCGTCACCACGTCCGAGATCCGCCACGACCCGCTCCTCGGGGACGCGGTCGCCATCGCCTCGCACCGCCAGGGCCGCATCTACCACCCCCCGGCCGACGAGTGCCCGCTCTGCCCCTCGAACGGGGAGCGGCTGAGCGAGATCCCGGACTCCGCGTACGACGTCGTCGTCTTCGAGAACCGCTTCCCGTCACTGGCCGGGGACTCCGGGCGCTGCGAGGTCGTCTGCTTCACCTCCGACCACCAGGCGTCCTTCGCCGACCTCACCGAGGAACAGGCGGCGCTGGTCCTCGACGCGTGGACGGACCGTACGTCGGAGCTGTCGCATCTTCCCTCCGTCGAGCAGGTGTTCTGCTTCGAGAACCGTGGCGCCGAGATCGGCGTGACCCTGGGTCACCCCCATGGCCAGATCTACGCCTACCCCTTCACCACCCCTCGCACCGCCCTGATGCTGCGCCAACTCGCGGCCCACAAGGAGGCGACCGGCGGGGAGAACCTCTTCGACGCCGTCCTGGAGCGCGAGCGCGCCGGTGAGCGGGTCGTCCTGGAGGGTGAACACTGGGTGGCCTTCGTGCCGTACGCGGCGCACTGGCCCTACGAGGTCCACCTCTACCCCAAGCGCCGGGTGCCCGACCTGCTCGCCCTCGACGAGGGCGCGCGCACAGAGTTCCCCCAGCTCTATCTGGAACTCTTGAGGCGCTTCGACCGGATCTTCGGCGAGGGTGAGCCGCCGACGCCGTACATCGCGGCCTGGCACCAGGCCCCGTTCGGCGCGGCGGCGTTCGACGGGAGCGCCGCCGTCAACCGGGACGACTTCGCGCTCCACCTCGAGCTTTTCACCATCCGCCGTACGTCAGGCAAGCTGAAGTTCCTCGCGGGTTCCGAGTCCGGCATGAACGTGTTCATCAACGACGTGCCGCCGGAGCGCGCGGCCGAGCGACTGCGAGAGGTAGCGAGTTGA
- a CDS encoding DUF397 domain-containing protein, which produces MKKKIDLTEAIWVKSDLSNGGDNCLEVAFVDGVVALRDSNDVGDPDAKILIISEDDYRAFTGGVAKGQRDLLLP; this is translated from the coding sequence ATGAAGAAGAAGATCGACCTCACCGAGGCCATATGGGTCAAGAGCGACCTCAGCAACGGCGGGGACAACTGCCTCGAGGTCGCCTTCGTCGACGGTGTGGTCGCTCTCCGCGACTCGAACGACGTCGGCGACCCCGACGCCAAGATCCTGATCATCTCCGAGGACGACTACCGCGCGTTCACCGGCGGAGTCGCGAAGGGCCAGCGGGATCTGCTCCTGCCGTGA
- a CDS encoding NUDIX domain-containing protein, whose translation MPRSILIHDGRTSRDVGLVYCCSGYLVEDGRVLLVHHNRFDKWVPPGGHIEPGESFAGTAVREFKEETGLVVEAISSQPPVHPADHNATPEPVPFYVDIEREGFPTPALVQFFYVKRQPGTREQAVEAERAEVHGADWFSLDDLDSLKTFDQVRSLARFALLNYPVAEERTRP comes from the coding sequence GTGCCTCGCTCGATTCTGATTCACGACGGCCGGACCTCCCGTGACGTCGGCCTGGTGTACTGCTGCTCGGGCTACCTCGTCGAGGACGGCAGAGTCCTCCTCGTGCACCACAACCGCTTCGACAAGTGGGTCCCGCCCGGTGGCCACATCGAGCCCGGCGAGTCCTTCGCCGGCACCGCGGTGCGCGAGTTCAAGGAGGAGACGGGGCTGGTGGTCGAGGCGATCTCCAGCCAGCCGCCCGTCCACCCCGCCGACCACAACGCGACCCCTGAGCCGGTGCCGTTCTATGTGGACATCGAGCGCGAGGGGTTCCCCACTCCGGCGCTGGTCCAGTTCTTCTACGTCAAGCGACAGCCGGGCACCCGCGAGCAGGCAGTCGAGGCCGAACGCGCGGAGGTCCACGGAGCGGACTGGTTCAGCCTCGACGACCTCGACAGCCTCAAGACCTTCGACCAGGTGCGCTCACTGGCCCGATTCGCCCTGCTGAACTACCCGGTGGCCGAGGAACGCACCCGGCCGTAG
- a CDS encoding outer membrane protein assembly factor BamB family protein, with translation MSQPPPPPPHQPSQPGGFGPPEPPQQPQDQPQQPGHGTQPPQPQQPGYGHPQPTPPPQPPGYGYPQAPPAGQPPQPPAGYGYPGGQPNPYAQPPVHGQPTAYGQPNPYGQPNPYGQPPVHGQPTAYGSQPGYGYPGPPPPPGGVPGGKRKGNAQVAIIVAAVAAIALIVGAGVWYSSSGGGDGKKDDTAGSTAGTGGKDDKDGGGDTAGGGTEKVPADTAGKILFRVPSPKVSDTTTVTVYGSWLTDKAYVKTGVAAVDGYDPDRGTKLWSIKLPGPVCTASRHTTDDDLTAIVYEPAMPTKAKPTHGCTQVAALDLDAGKKLWTRTVKNADQEVRLDNVTVSGRTVAVGGTSGGAAFDVSTAKPLWAPKPTDTCYDAGYGGGAKLVAVRRCGSYDERQLHIQTIDPKTGKVNSEYKMSPGISYAAVVSTDPLVVAADVGDSAGDGSGISDFFSIDNKTGKLRTRISAPGKDYAARCDGISKLEYCSGLAVGNDRLYIPTEAHDGTGQYTKTNEVVAFDLGTGRQTGQRADAGDGYTLTPLRMDGPDLIAYKRPPYNKGGQVVSLDGGSFKATTLLVNPSTPAAREAETGMLPTYSEALYSQGHLYLSGVFASTSSLKKDLVVAFGPTG, from the coding sequence ATGAGCCAGCCGCCACCCCCACCGCCCCACCAGCCCTCGCAGCCGGGCGGATTCGGCCCCCCGGAGCCCCCGCAGCAGCCACAGGACCAGCCGCAGCAGCCGGGCCACGGCACGCAGCCGCCGCAGCCCCAGCAGCCCGGCTACGGCCATCCGCAGCCGACCCCGCCCCCGCAGCCGCCCGGCTACGGCTACCCGCAGGCACCCCCGGCCGGGCAGCCGCCGCAGCCGCCGGCCGGCTACGGCTACCCCGGCGGGCAGCCGAACCCGTACGCCCAGCCGCCCGTCCACGGGCAGCCCACCGCCTACGGTCAGCCGAACCCGTACGGTCAGCCGAACCCGTACGGCCAGCCGCCCGTCCACGGGCAGCCCACCGCCTACGGCTCGCAGCCCGGCTACGGCTACCCCGGGCCGCCGCCCCCGCCGGGCGGGGTGCCCGGCGGCAAGCGGAAGGGCAACGCGCAGGTGGCCATCATCGTGGCGGCCGTCGCGGCGATCGCCCTGATCGTCGGCGCCGGCGTCTGGTACTCCTCCTCCGGCGGGGGCGACGGCAAGAAGGACGACACCGCGGGCTCCACCGCGGGCACCGGCGGCAAGGACGACAAGGACGGCGGCGGGGACACCGCGGGCGGCGGCACCGAGAAGGTGCCCGCCGACACCGCCGGGAAGATCCTCTTCCGGGTCCCGTCGCCCAAGGTCTCGGACACCACCACCGTCACGGTGTACGGCTCCTGGCTCACCGACAAGGCGTACGTGAAGACCGGCGTCGCCGCGGTCGACGGCTACGACCCCGACCGCGGAACCAAGCTGTGGTCGATCAAGCTGCCGGGCCCGGTCTGCACCGCCAGCAGGCACACGACCGACGACGACCTGACCGCGATCGTCTACGAGCCCGCGATGCCGACCAAGGCCAAGCCCACCCACGGCTGCACCCAGGTCGCCGCCCTCGACCTCGACGCAGGCAAGAAGCTGTGGACGAGGACGGTCAAGAACGCCGACCAGGAGGTCCGCCTCGACAACGTCACCGTCAGCGGGCGGACCGTCGCCGTCGGCGGCACCAGCGGCGGCGCCGCCTTCGACGTCTCCACCGCCAAGCCGCTCTGGGCCCCGAAGCCCACCGACACCTGCTACGACGCCGGGTACGGCGGCGGCGCCAAGCTCGTCGCGGTCCGCAGGTGCGGCTCCTACGACGAGCGCCAGCTGCACATCCAGACCATCGACCCGAAGACCGGGAAGGTGAACTCCGAGTACAAGATGTCCCCCGGCATCTCGTACGCGGCCGTCGTCTCCACCGACCCGCTGGTGGTCGCCGCCGACGTCGGCGACAGCGCGGGCGACGGCAGCGGCATCTCGGACTTCTTCTCCATCGACAACAAGACCGGCAAGCTGCGCACCCGCATCTCCGCGCCGGGCAAGGACTACGCGGCCCGCTGCGACGGCATCTCGAAGCTGGAGTACTGCTCGGGCCTCGCCGTCGGCAACGACCGGCTGTACATCCCGACCGAGGCGCACGACGGCACCGGGCAGTACACCAAGACCAACGAGGTCGTCGCCTTCGACCTCGGCACCGGCAGGCAGACCGGCCAGCGCGCCGACGCGGGCGACGGCTACACCCTCACCCCGCTGCGCATGGACGGCCCCGACCTGATCGCCTACAAGCGTCCGCCGTACAACAAGGGCGGCCAGGTCGTCAGCCTCGACGGCGGCTCCTTCAAGGCGACGACGCTGCTGGTGAACCCGTCGACGCCGGCCGCCCGCGAGGCCGAGACGGGCATGCTGCCCACCTACTCGGAGGCCCTCTACAGCCAGGGCCACCTGTATCTGTCCGGGGTGTTCGCGAGCACCTCGTCCCTGAAGAAGGACCTGGTGGTGGCGTTCGGCCCGACCGGCTGA
- a CDS encoding helix-turn-helix transcriptional regulator has translation MGVRLMVVDDHRLLAEALASALKLRGHRVLAAAAPAAGAAELVITRAPEVCLLGTATPAEPGMFDPVVRIKKERPQVAVLVLGPVPSPRGIAAAFAAGACGYVRHDERIEGVERAIMKARAGEAAVAPQLLQGAFGELLNPAAQPDDEGQRLLHLLTPREVEVLVRVADGEDTRLIAAGMGIAPSTARTHVQRVLMKLGVGSRLEAAALAARTGLLDRAGPLHRSGAGPRLP, from the coding sequence ATGGGAGTGCGGCTGATGGTGGTCGACGACCACCGACTGCTCGCCGAGGCGCTGGCCTCGGCGCTCAAACTGCGCGGCCACCGGGTGCTGGCCGCCGCGGCGCCGGCCGCGGGAGCGGCGGAACTGGTGATCACCAGAGCGCCCGAGGTCTGTCTGCTGGGGACGGCGACACCGGCCGAGCCCGGCATGTTCGACCCGGTGGTGCGGATCAAGAAGGAGCGTCCGCAGGTCGCCGTCCTGGTGCTCGGCCCGGTGCCGAGCCCGCGCGGCATCGCCGCCGCGTTCGCCGCGGGCGCCTGCGGCTACGTCCGGCACGACGAGCGCATCGAGGGCGTCGAGCGGGCCATCATGAAGGCCCGCGCGGGCGAGGCCGCCGTCGCCCCGCAACTCCTCCAGGGCGCCTTCGGTGAACTCCTCAACCCGGCCGCCCAGCCCGACGACGAGGGCCAGCGGCTGCTGCACCTGCTGACCCCGCGTGAGGTCGAGGTGCTGGTGCGGGTCGCCGACGGCGAGGACACCCGGCTGATCGCGGCCGGCATGGGCATCGCGCCGTCCACCGCCCGCACCCATGTCCAGCGGGTGCTGATGAAACTGGGCGTCGGCTCCCGCCTGGAGGCGGCGGCCCTGGCCGCGCGCACCGGACTGCTCGACCGCGCGGGCCCGCTCCACCGCAGCGGAGCGGGCCCGCGGCTGCCGTAG
- a CDS encoding pentapeptide repeat-containing protein encodes MDTRTIRRTSVTLPALDEPGLSLSDVTSLEGGRGRLAEFHYADGDLRDLDLADTHLLDGRIAGLKAQRTRLERLRVDSVEFIRCDLASPQWADSRISRSVFRDCKLMGAAFEDVTLDNVLFENCKLDYSALTRVRATGPVIFSACSLRETTFAAADLSNTLIDDCDLRLTEFDGGKYRGLDLRGNTLSQLRGLSSLRQVVIDRAQTLQLAEALAAELDITFGEDLAVHA; translated from the coding sequence ATGGACACCCGCACGATCCGTCGGACCAGCGTCACCCTCCCCGCCCTGGACGAACCGGGCCTCTCCCTCTCCGACGTCACCTCGCTGGAGGGCGGACGAGGACGGCTCGCGGAGTTCCACTACGCCGACGGTGATCTGCGCGACCTCGATCTCGCCGACACGCACCTGCTCGACGGTCGGATCGCCGGCCTGAAGGCCCAGCGCACCCGCCTGGAGAGGCTCCGCGTCGATTCCGTGGAGTTCATCCGCTGCGACCTGGCCTCCCCGCAGTGGGCCGACAGCAGGATCTCCCGGTCGGTCTTCCGCGACTGCAAGCTCATGGGCGCCGCCTTCGAGGACGTCACGCTCGACAACGTGCTGTTCGAGAACTGCAAGCTCGACTACAGCGCCCTCACCCGTGTCCGGGCCACCGGACCCGTGATCTTCTCCGCATGCTCGCTGCGCGAGACGACCTTCGCCGCCGCAGACCTGTCCAACACTCTGATCGACGACTGCGATCTACGGCTGACGGAGTTCGACGGCGGGAAGTACCGCGGCCTGGACCTGCGGGGCAACACCCTCTCCCAGCTCCGCGGCCTCTCCTCGCTCAGGCAGGTCGTCATCGACCGGGCCCAGACGCTCCAACTGGCCGAGGCCCTCGCCGCCGAGCTGGACATCACCTTCGGCGAAGACCTCGCCGTCCACGCGTAG
- the galK gene encoding galactokinase, translating into MGAQQVRQGFVDLYGAEPEGVWSAPGRVNLIGEHTDYNDGFVMPFALPHVATAAVSRRDDGVLRLHSADVEGGVAELRLDALAPQTDRSWTAYPAGVVWALREAGHAVTGADIHLASTVPTGAGLSSSAALEVVIALALDDLFELGLKRWQLARLCQRAENVYVGAPTGIMDQTASACCERGHALFLDTRDLSQKQIPLDLAAEGMRLLVVDTQVKHAHSDGEYGKRRAGCEKGAALLGVDALRDIPYDGLDAALARLGDDDEVIRLVRHVVTEDQRVEHAVALLESGETRAIGQVLTAGHASLRDDFRISCPELDLVVDTALAGGALGARMTGGGFGGSAIVLAEASDVETLTKSIESAFATAGFTTPRVFEAVPSAGALRVS; encoded by the coding sequence GTGGGGGCACAGCAGGTCAGGCAGGGCTTCGTCGACTTGTACGGAGCCGAGCCCGAGGGGGTCTGGTCGGCGCCCGGCCGGGTCAACCTGATCGGTGAACACACCGACTACAACGACGGTTTCGTGATGCCGTTCGCCCTGCCGCACGTGGCGACGGCCGCCGTCTCCCGCCGCGACGACGGCGTGCTGCGCCTGCACTCGGCGGACGTCGAGGGGGGAGTGGCCGAACTGCGCCTGGACGCGCTGGCCCCCCAGACCGACCGGAGCTGGACCGCGTACCCGGCGGGCGTCGTCTGGGCGCTGCGCGAGGCGGGCCACGCCGTCACCGGCGCCGACATCCACCTGGCGTCCACGGTCCCCACCGGCGCGGGCCTGTCCTCGTCGGCGGCCCTGGAGGTGGTGATCGCCCTCGCCCTCGACGACCTCTTCGAACTGGGCCTGAAGCGCTGGCAGTTGGCCCGCCTGTGCCAGCGCGCCGAGAACGTGTACGTCGGGGCGCCCACCGGCATCATGGACCAGACGGCGTCCGCCTGCTGCGAGCGCGGCCACGCCCTGTTCCTCGACACCCGGGACCTCTCCCAGAAGCAGATCCCGCTCGACCTGGCCGCCGAGGGCATGCGGCTGCTGGTCGTCGACACCCAGGTCAAACACGCCCACAGCGACGGCGAGTACGGCAAGCGCCGGGCCGGCTGCGAGAAGGGCGCCGCGCTCCTCGGCGTGGACGCGCTGCGCGACATCCCCTACGACGGCCTCGACGCGGCGCTGGCCCGCCTCGGCGACGACGACGAGGTGATCAGGCTGGTGCGGCACGTCGTCACCGAGGACCAGCGCGTCGAACACGCCGTCGCCCTGCTGGAGTCGGGCGAGACCCGCGCGATCGGCCAGGTCCTCACCGCGGGCCACGCCTCGCTCCGCGACGACTTCCGCATCTCCTGCCCGGAGTTGGACCTGGTCGTCGACACCGCCCTGGCAGGCGGCGCGCTCGGCGCCCGGATGACCGGCGGCGGCTTCGGCGGCTCGGCGATCGTCCTGGCCGAGGCGTCCGACGTCGAGACACTCACCAAGTCCATCGAATCGGCCTTCGCGACCGCAGGGTTCACCACCCCACGGGTCTTCGAGGCGGTGCCTTCGGCGGGGGCGCTGCGGGTGTCCTGA
- the galE gene encoding UDP-glucose 4-epimerase GalE, translating into MSGKYLVTGGAGYVGSVVARHLLEAGHEVTVLDNLSTGFREGVPAGAAFVEGDIRDAAKWLDPSYDAVLHFAAFSQVGESVVRPEKYWDNNVGGTMALLGAMRDAGVRRLVFSSTAATYGEPEQVPIVESAPTKPTNPYGASKLAVDHMISGEAAAHGLAAVSLRYFNVAGAYGGSGERHDPESHLIPLVLQVAQGRREAISVYGDDYPTPDGTCVRDYIHVADLAEAHLLAVRAATPGEHLICNLGNGNGFSVREVIETVRQVTGHPIPEVSAPRRAGDPAVLVASADAARQKLGWQPSRADLAGIVADAWEFAQHISKEH; encoded by the coding sequence ATGAGCGGTAAGTACCTGGTCACCGGGGGCGCGGGATACGTGGGCAGCGTGGTCGCCCGGCATCTGCTGGAGGCGGGCCACGAGGTCACCGTCCTGGACAACCTGTCGACCGGCTTCCGCGAGGGCGTACCGGCGGGCGCCGCCTTCGTCGAGGGCGACATCCGCGACGCCGCCAAGTGGCTGGACCCCTCCTACGACGCGGTCCTGCACTTCGCCGCCTTCTCCCAGGTCGGCGAGTCCGTCGTGCGGCCCGAGAAGTACTGGGACAACAACGTCGGCGGCACCATGGCGCTGCTCGGCGCGATGCGCGACGCGGGCGTGCGCCGGCTGGTCTTCTCCTCCACGGCCGCCACCTACGGCGAGCCCGAGCAGGTCCCGATCGTGGAGAGCGCCCCGACGAAGCCCACCAACCCCTACGGCGCCTCCAAGCTCGCCGTCGACCACATGATCAGCGGCGAGGCCGCCGCGCACGGCCTGGCCGCGGTCTCCCTGCGCTACTTCAACGTGGCGGGCGCCTACGGCGGCAGCGGTGAGCGGCACGACCCCGAGTCGCACCTCATCCCGCTGGTCCTCCAGGTCGCCCAGGGCAGGCGCGAGGCCATCTCCGTCTACGGCGACGACTACCCGACGCCCGACGGCACCTGCGTGCGCGACTACATCCACGTCGCCGACCTCGCCGAGGCCCATCTGCTCGCCGTCCGGGCCGCCACCCCCGGCGAGCACCTGATCTGCAACCTCGGCAACGGCAACGGCTTCTCGGTCCGCGAGGTCATCGAGACGGTCCGCCAGGTCACCGGCCACCCGATCCCCGAGGTGAGCGCCCCGCGCCGGGCCGGCGACCCGGCCGTCCTGGTCGCCTCCGCCGACGCCGCCCGCCAGAAGCTGGGCTGGCAGCCGTCCCGCGCGGACCTCGCGGGTATCGTCGCGGACGCCTGGGAGTTCGCGCAGCACATCTCGAAGGAGCACTAG
- the amcA gene encoding multiple cyclophane-containing RiPP AmcA, translating to MTLLEGLAASDAPVVMKLVGTHGAPAPSIAGTPWDNRPTWDNWNKNPAPFDNRPTWDNWNKR from the coding sequence ATGACGCTTCTGGAGGGTCTCGCCGCATCCGACGCCCCCGTCGTGATGAAGTTGGTGGGCACGCACGGCGCTCCGGCCCCGTCGATCGCTGGAACACCATGGGACAACCGGCCCACGTGGGACAACTGGAACAAGAACCCGGCCCCCTTCGACAACCGTCCGACCTGGGACAACTGGAACAAGAGGTAG